The following proteins are co-located in the Paraphotobacterium marinum genome:
- a CDS encoding MATE family efflux transporter produces the protein MTKIEASKKLLSMALPISGTRVVQTMSLFTVTFYMSRFGHDALAASFLIATIRLTLVGLLITPLMAVGLIASRFYSKKNINELKSLIHQGWAVGIFLASILILLSSYLKEMLIYFNQPLATIPLVMTYFKYFIYALPLFALSYVNQHYCLAFKKQKEVFWATLVIAIFSLTIHYLLMFGIGDKPGLGIEGAGIATIYSGLFAFIMTLLIIPNFKIKQLIRFQLSSLKFVKLIITIGFPLLFKSLSDLLLLICSGLMIGLFGEKYMAASQISNEYWFLLTFSLWGFSEGGTFLIGHAIGEKKNKNIIQLIHTSLILSLLLAIIFGLFVLIFHNSLIHLFLQNEVSRDTVSIYDIQSMTEISYTLILIALLRTVVFVPKFIFSGVLGVFYDTKFLTKYSVMFTWLLTAPLCFWFGFTLDYQASGITLAPIFSDVIIMLILRNRARIHVNNLNKQVVDT, from the coding sequence ATGACAAAGATTGAAGCTTCAAAAAAATTATTATCTATGGCATTACCTATAAGTGGTACCAGAGTAGTACAGACTATGTCTTTATTTACAGTCACTTTCTATATGTCTCGATTTGGTCATGATGCATTAGCCGCAAGCTTTTTGATAGCAACAATTCGATTAACATTAGTTGGATTATTGATTACACCGCTTATGGCTGTTGGTCTTATTGCTAGTAGGTTTTACTCAAAAAAAAACATAAACGAATTAAAAAGTTTAATACATCAAGGGTGGGCTGTTGGGATTTTTCTTGCATCTATTCTTATTTTATTATCTTCATATTTGAAAGAAATGCTTATCTATTTTAATCAGCCCTTAGCAACCATACCTTTGGTAATGACTTATTTTAAATATTTTATTTACGCCTTACCACTTTTCGCCCTAAGTTATGTAAACCAACATTATTGTTTAGCTTTTAAAAAACAAAAAGAAGTATTTTGGGCTACTCTTGTAATTGCCATTTTTAGTCTAACTATTCATTACCTGTTAATGTTTGGTATTGGAGATAAACCAGGCCTAGGAATTGAGGGAGCTGGGATTGCTACTATCTATAGCGGATTGTTCGCATTTATTATGACATTGCTTATTATACCTAATTTTAAAATTAAGCAATTAATCCGATTTCAACTTTCAAGTTTAAAATTTGTGAAATTGATTATTACAATTGGATTTCCTTTATTATTTAAATCTTTAAGCGATTTGCTTTTATTAATTTGTTCGGGTTTAATGATTGGTTTATTCGGTGAAAAGTATATGGCAGCCAGTCAGATTTCTAATGAATATTGGTTTTTACTTACATTTTCATTATGGGGTTTTAGTGAGGGTGGAACATTTTTAATTGGACATGCTATCGGTGAAAAAAAGAATAAAAATATCATCCAATTGATTCACACTTCCTTAATTTTAAGTTTACTTTTAGCCATCATATTTGGCCTATTCGTGCTAATTTTTCACAACTCATTGATTCATTTGTTTTTACAAAATGAGGTTTCTAGAGATACGGTTTCAATTTATGATATCCAGTCTATGACAGAAATATCTTACACTTTAATTCTCATTGCTTTATTGAGAACAGTTGTTTTTGTTCCAAAGTTTATATTCTCTGGTGTGTTAGGTGTATTTTATGATACAAAGTTTTTAACGAAGTATAGCGTTATGTTTACTTGGTTATTAACCGCTCCATTATGTTTTTGGTTTGGTTTTACCTTAGATTATCAGGCATCAGGGATCACTTTAGCTCCTATTTTCAGTGATGTAATTATAATGTTGATTTTAAGAAATCGAGCACGAATACACGTAAATAATTTAAACAAGCAAGTAGTCGATACATAG